A region of the Arachis hypogaea cultivar Tifrunner chromosome 15, arahy.Tifrunner.gnm2.J5K5, whole genome shotgun sequence genome:
TTTTTTTCTGACCACTTCTATGAACCATTGAATCTCATTTAATAAAGAACAAATGATGCAATAAAAAAAGTAGTAATagaatttaacaaattaaatagagaatatataaatatatttctattttctaatCTTTGATAGGTTCAGCAGAATTAGTGGCTCAGAATGATTGATTGTATTGTAGCCATAGACGGCAGAGAGGGAAAACATTTTGCCTTTGTTCTTTTTCTACATCTAGTATGGACAGCCAAATATCCCTTTCACGAGCTTCAATTATTGAGCAACGGAGGGTATTTTTGGGTTTACAATGTACTCACCCCCAAATCCCAATTGCAATAGCATATATACTGAAAATTGAAACTAAAGCCCACAAAAACAAATTTCATAACTTAGGGAAAGCAGAGCATGGAGGCCATCAAGGAACAGCAGAGTAGTCTCAGGTTTCCTTGCTCTAGCTGCAAATGATTTTTCTATTTTaccttctctattttttttaaataaatttaatttatcgaCAGTGtattttaaattcttttgaaATAATATATTTGGTTTTAGCTCTATACCGTGTGTTTAATAGCGTATGGACTATAGAGAGTTAGAGACCcttgttattgttgttggagGGAATGGATCTTTTCGGGTGGGAAAAAAACTGGATAGTGTCTAGTTTGATCTCACCATCCATTGTTCTCTCTTTTATTAATTTCTGGTCTCATTTATAGAATTAAagatgagagatcacactttagtCTTAACTCTTAAGTAGAAACCATTTAGGCAAAGTtatagtttataaataaaaattgttcaATGTGCAGGGAAGGAAAAGGGGAAGGTCCAACAGATAAGAAATTGGGGTTAGGGAATGTGTACTGCAAGATGGGAGAGGGATGGACATGCGTGATAACCAAGACTGAGGGCCCTGATGCTGGCAAAGTTTTCCTTAAATGCGGTGAAAATTGCTCATGCACAATGTAAAATCAATTCTCTAACTAAAATCTTATATATTGGTGTTTGCATGTGTGTGAGTGTGACCAATTAAATTTGGCGTGCAGTGATGGTGAAACAGTGTCAAAGGAAGTGAACTTGCCACCTGAAGTTGAGATTGGGAGCGGCAACCAAGCATTTTGCAAGTGCGGCGAAGGGTGGAGCTGTGTCATATACAAGACTCAAGGCCCTGAGGCTGGATCCGGCAAAGGCTTTGCTGAATGCGCTGCAAAATGCTCTTGCTCTACTAATTCATCCATTTAATTACGAAATCAACTTTGTACTAAAAGCAACTATATAATAAAATGTGCACTCAAACTGCTTAATTAATGCATTATTTTTCATTTACACATCATAATTAACAACTAAGAACAAACTCACGAACCTCGTCAACGGCATTGCTACCAGGTTTTCTGTTCTCTTTCCTCACATACTCCTTCGCTTCTTCAACCCCATACTCCTTCAGCCCCAcctcccccttcttcttccacagCCCTTCCCCAAACACTCTCTGCACGAAATACGCCTCTGCCTCCACCGCGTCTCCGCCGACCTCCGCCACCCGAACCGGCAGCCTCTCGTAGTGTCCCACACTCAACCCTTCGAAATCATCCAGAACAGAGAGCGCGCGATCGGAAACTGAATACACCTCGCCCTTTACCCGCTGACCCGACCCGGGAAGGTTGATCAGGTAGGGGATTCCGTTGGGACCCAAAACGAGTGGGTGCGCCTCTTCGGTTGAGTATGATCCAACTAAAACGGCGTCGTTTCCCGCCATCAGTCCCTCCATCAGGGGGTAGTTTGGTAAACCTCGCTTTAGGGTTCCGTACACGAATATCAAGTGGTCTCTCTTTTCCACGCCCACCACCATGATTGCAGTGAACTAGCCAAGTCAAAGGACAtacattcttcttattttaattcAGAATCGATTATTGGTCCGTTTCTTCTTTCTATGGGCTTTTCAAGCCCAAAATAAACTAGGCCTTTTCGGAAAAAGGAGCCCATATAACACTAACGTTCCGGCCCAAGTTTTGCTTGTTAACTAGAGTATTACTAAGAATCTTTTGAAGATAATAAAATTTGGGCCAAAAACGTTATGCCCACCGAGTTTCAAGATTAACAATGCACCCAAATTACAAAAAGCTaatgtaattgattttataataCACATCATTTCGATCTAACCACTGAAAATTTGTTACGTTATGTAGCACATGCATCATGAGACTATAGTAATTGAATAGCATAGTCTTCAGTAGGGCTGGAAGTGAAAGCTCGGCTCACAAAAATTGAGTTTGACTCACGGCTCGACTGattaacaatcgagcctattttTTAAGTTCAGTTCACCGAAAGCTCACGAGttggctcaaataatagaaacataaatacataatctataattttatatcaataaattataacttatatattttaaaaatatttaaaaagatcaattttatatattgttatctatcaataaattataaattttttatttatgtcctacatcaaaattatatgtaaaaaataaatataaaattttaaataattaagatcattaatatatataattatatagtactatttcatatgtatgtatataatattaaaaatatagactAAATGTATATAGGAtatgtgtattaataattatatatatatatatatatatatatatatatatatatatatatatatatatatataatcgagtcagctcacgaactaatgagctgagcttatccaagctcaagctcagctcatttaatttatgagctcaatttcaagttcaagcttggctcactagttcacgagcttagcttatcgagctattaatgAGTCGAACTCGAACTAGCTCATGAGTTGCCTTGACTCACTTCCATCCCTAGTCTTCGGTCATCAAAATTAAGCCCCACCGCGATGCCATGTAGCCATATATAAgtgggaaaaaaaaataaatcagcaAGTATAGGGAACTTGATTAATCGACGCATAGTGGTACTGTCAAATAAAATAAGGCAATTAAGGATGGTGACCAGGCATGGGTACAGAGATTTTGCGTGGACGAAGTTGCTTTggtgaaataaaatatatgatatgatatgatagatGGAGAAGGGGTCCCATAAATTAGCGGTACTATATATGAGCACGAGAGATTGGAAATTAAAATCTACTGTTCCAAACTCGTACGTGGTGGTTTAGGCCATCACACGCGTACACAAATGTAGTCAGAGATTAAAAAGGAATGAAAAACCTATCTTGGGgatgatagatagatagatagatagatagatgaaGTGATGCAGATAATAACCCTTCACCAACACCAactaatttctttcttttctttttttatgctgatttgatttgattgcatGGCAGAACAATTCAATTATTGAGGGATAGATCTCTGATGTTACCGTTAATTTGCAGGCAATTGCGTTTTGTGGTTTTCGTTTTCGTTGAAAAAAATGGTTAGGGTGAACTAATAATATCGTACACTAAGCTAAGCTactatatatagtttaattactGATGAGCGGTCTTTCAATCACGTAACATATACTAACCACTATATTTATGTAAGTAAcataacagaaaaataagaagggTTATTCAGGCACAAATAGTCCtccaaaaaaataaatgttattagACGTTTTTTATATTGTCAATTTAccaatatatatattaagaaactaaatagtaatgagctaaagactctaacgtgggaataaataaatttattaagttaattatattagttaattataatAAAGAAATACAAGTCATATATTATTTAAGATAGTGAATTTTGTGTTATGTATTAGTTTTACATCGTCCAAATTATGAAGACTTATTTTTTTCTACTAGTATAAATTAAATATCTAATGTatcttttatttatgaaataaagTTGAAGATGATttgaatataaaataggataagtCTAGGGGGTCagcaattttattgcatttttgccagcatgtaaccagtagagaaaggtgagccattggatgaaatctcacaccaatctcacaccatcaaatcatcattgatggctagttgatggttACTAATCACAAATATTACTGGCCCCCTAACATTGCTCTATAAAATAAGTtggatgctttttttttttctaaactcTTTGAAAGTAAGAGGTACATCCTTAACTTAACCAACTAAAATAGATTTATAACTATTTTTATCATAGTAAAATTCCTGACTTCATCAAGATTAGTGACCCAAGCGACATACTCTTAACATCATTATTAATTACATGATTCACCGTCTAATTTTCCTTCATTATTAATTACATGAGAACTTTCAAAGAATATGATAGTTTGAAATGTCGAAGCTATGGTTTGAGTAATACTGAAAAGATGGGCGTTATTTGTACCATGATACTACCATCACTGACCCATGCACGTTTAATTGAAAGGCTTACTTCTCTTCTAAGTTCTAACTGTCGAACAAAGACGGATATCATTTATCGTTTAATTgactaaaaactaattttatataaCAATACATGTATGTAATAATGCCTCTATTGACCTaccaaaatatttatttattttagactttGAATTTagcttcttccttttaatttttcaaattcattaaaatggtttaaaacttaaaagtagaGCGTATTCGTCATTCGTGTGCGCATGTCTGTCGTACCCATTGGCACGCACGGATTTCATTGTCCTATAAACGCGATCCCACTTGAATAATTAGAGGAAGGAATGCAGAATGCTCTTTACGGTTTTAACacaaaaacttttaaatttaaaatgtcaTAGTTTTAACATTGAAAGTAGTATTTTGATACTTTATAGTAAAACATGGTTATAAAGTAACAAAAAGAATACCATGATGTgaagtattaattttttattggttAAATCATGAAACGATACGAGTGTAATTAGGAAATAAATCcactcaattattaaaaaaaattaaaagtataaagtgtaaattttaatctattttttttcatatttatttttattcataaaataataaaaaattatattttatttcttccattattaaaaaaattaaaaagatctaTTTCCGTATAATCTATAGGAGAATGAAGCGGGAGGAATTGTTGAGGTGAGTATGGACTAAGTAAAAAGGATTCACGTGGTGAATGGGCCAGTTAGCACATGAGATGTCGTGGTTGAGTTAGCATAGCTTGTGGCCCTAAACCACGCAACTTAACTTGGATTCATCTTTGGCCCCTCACTTTGCCGGATTTCACCCTCGATAGTAACAAATCACAATTCATCAATTTCCACGGGAGGGGTGCTTCTGTAATTTGATTTGCATCTATTCCGTACATTATATCATACATTTCGATAATAAATAATTCTATTCCAAATCAGATATCATATACATTTgtgtataaataaaagaaaaataaacatttaAACGAAAAGAAGAATATTGACTTATTATTAGTGAAAAAattgaattctaatttttttcctttatttatcttttatggtagaaatttatacaaatttatttttatataaaattaataattaaaaattattaaataataatttagttaattatgtCAAATTATCtatcaaatttaaattattaatttcacataaaTACAATGGTATGTAAATttagtcttttttattttatttttttttattcaaacttATGAATAAAAATTACTGCGAGAGTAAAACTCAATTTCAAATGTCTTTCAGTATTATTATAGAGTCATGCTAGAAATAGGCtattgagttaaaaaatgaacattaCCTATACTATCCAAAATAACcatgattttggggttcaccaaggatcgaactctaTCTTTCGGATCTAGAATTCTGATATCATGTCATAATATCACTCATCTTAAAAGTTTTAGCTGATgaaaaaagataacactaatggttatatttcTAATACTGAATCAGACAtctctaaacctctattgtacacattttacaaatattttattgactCCCTTTACTTTCTGTTATGTTATTATTCGTTTTCCCATACACTAGATATATTCCTTAGAAGAGAAAGCTGTGGGTACAATCTTTGCTTTTCAACTAAAGGTGAAAGGTAACTTGGACAAggtctttaattaattaatatggtAACCCTTCCCAAAGAAAATGATTGCCAATTGCTTCCTCATGAGTACTTTATTACTTTCCCGATGAATCATGAACCCAATCTGGTCAATGCATATGGATATTGGGATCCACCAATAAGTACCTTAACTAATTTCTTAGCTTGAATATGATGAAAATTCAAATCATTAACTCGCAGTGAGAAATTAAGGGATTTGTTAGATGAGAGAGTCTATATGGCAAGGTACatacacatctttttcaaaatttaattcacgATGAAGACTAAATATTAGAATGATAAAGCTTTTAGACATTGGAGTTTTACTATTATCACTTAATTAATGATGATGGGGATGTATGGATATGAATATATGATACAATAATGTAGGTCAATGCCCAAGAAAAActtcttttgttaaaaaaaaaaagcaacactACTAATGATACTTAACAATAATGATTATTAGTGAAGTAGCATAGCTAGCTGCTAATTTCTTTTTATATGATTAGCAATCAATTTATTGGATTTATCATTTCCAACTGAGTCCTATTGTACAAGGTTGAAAGGGAAACATCACTTTGAAGTTCAGCTCATCAAACCAAAGAATGTGTCAATTCAAAGAGCATTCAATAATGAGCCTGATCACTGAAATTAACAATACATGCATGGTGCAAGTgttttatgataaaataaaagttaaaaactcAGGTGTAGTctacttcacgtgaaattgatagttgagagtcgttagataaaaattttgtcaaatcaatcaaatcatctaacagctctcaactatcaacttcacttgAAGTCGACTGTATATGAGtttttaccaaaataaaaaatttcaagtacCGCAACcgcattattatttaattttgaaattgttCTTTGTTTATATATCCTTTAGGAAAAATAGGGAGCGAGGACATAATTGTTCTGCTTTTACTCATCCAAAGAACAATTTGGTCAAAGAACCTACTAAAAAAACTCTACTATACTAAAAGAATAATAACCAAACTatatagttcaattatttgatcAGTAAGTCATCACATACATTATTGTAACTTtaatgattattttttaattatgttatttTGTTGCTGATGTGGCCTTGATTGTATATCTACCATGCATATATAATTCTCTTCACAAAGTATAATTGACTCAGATTCAATCAATTTCATTgtatactaatttttttgttacatttaaatttgattctttcctttctttcatgctatttagagCAAGGTTTCAATGGCTCCAATCGTTCCCATCACCACAAAAAATAGTAATCTCTCgtgacatttaaaaaaaaaaacacaatgagGATAACTGCACAATTTGACAACAACTAACTCTATATCatcaatcattaaaaaaaaaaaacaaatcactTCATAccattgagttttttttttaatataaatccaATGATAATAATGATTACTGTTGTTGAAATTTATGGTCAGATTTAATCCAACAGTAAAAATCCTGATGGAAAATATTtccataagattttttttatctttactgTTGAACTTTTTTCACAATAAAACTGCTCGAAGTTTTAAAAGAATTTGTGACAGttttaaattcttataatttGCTAcacgaaatttaaaaaaaaattacccaCAAAAAAACTAAGACTACAATCCTATGCCAACACGAATTATGAGATAAAAAAACCACTCATCCACCGCCAATAACCAAAAGTAGAAATTCAGGATATGCGAAATTAATAGCCTGAGAGTCTgcagatgataatttagtcaaatttatcaaatcatttaacgattcttaactatcaacttcacttAAAATTAATTACACTTGAATTTTTGCTATAACCAAAACAAACAACCCAAACAAAGCTAAACCTATCCTCTCaatttgaatttttatagttGTTTTAAAATTAACCAAATATATACTTGAATCCAGAGCACCCATAATCCCAAAAACCTAGCAGAACCCAAGtacaatttaagcacaaaatcatGTTGCGTAttcaaaagaaataatcctttTTGTGTTCACAAACCTCAAAGAACGAACTCAGGTAgcaaaggatttttttttttaaataaataaaacaaatattttatttataatatgcgTAATTTCTAAACTATTTATCAAAATGTACCCTAAAACACATTCCGAATACGATGGATCCGTGACAAAAAAAGGTTTGATCCTAGGATAAGTAACCACAATATTTTCTTGAATTATGTGCATCTACTCTCCATAATTATTTAGAAGTCGCAAATTCGAGACTTACTCCTAATTAAAACAATTATGCGCATACTTATCCTGAAATTAGAgtttattcattattattatagataatttaaaattgtattttatcatatattttttaatttatattttattataatttatatatacttatttaatTATAACTACATCAATCGATTCTATCAATGACCTATGAGTTAAACTAGATAATTCGATGACTCATGAATAATTTGACTGATTCGATTATGATATCTATGTCTCCTCCAATGGATGTTCACTCCTTCATGCACGAGCCTTTAGAATTTTAAAACAGGCGCACATGAAGTGTTTGAGTCACGTGTTCATGTATAAACCATCACCATGATCAAGATATGCATCAGAGGCACTAATTAGTTCATGGAAAGCGAAACTTGATATAGTCAAACTGAAATAATGCTCAAAGAAGCTAAGGGTGAAGTGACCTAACCAAATGATGAGCTTTtcgtatacaaaaaaaaaaaaaattataaatggtgCAAAGAGATAtacaattcaaaaaaattttcaactatGTTTCAATAATTTTAACTGTAAATctcaattataaaatattaatatttaaattaacaaTTAGAATCACTAGAATACTGATATtcttaaaatatctaaaatttttgctataatttatattttatgtcgTATAAAAGATGAATAATCTGCATGCACTTTCTATcattaaatcaaatatatataaaattcagaAATTTTCTAATGATAAAATATTATGAGTAGTTCCTGGTATTTGGATATATAGCAATCCCCACACACAGCACATACATGAAGCTGGGGTTTTGGGGGCATTATATGTATATGCATGTAGGTATGTTGGGTGTGGAATATGCATTTTTATTTGGTTGTTTGGTAAAATTGGGGCATAAGCTATCTTATTCAAGACTCCAATATTTTCGCGTCGATATGCATTTGTAAGTATATCATGCCACAAACACTTTGTCAATGATCAAAGATTCGCTTCACTCACAAACTCTTTAGTTTCTCCTCCCTTTAATTTTCATTCAGGTCCCTTTACTCATTGCTATCTCTATACATATTACATAATGCTGCATAATAATTATGTGCAGTTGCAACACCACATATTTGAATTTAGTGTTCCCTTGGGAACATTCCAGGGTACCACACTTTCTTATATATCCGCAcacatatttattttaatattgtgaTAGTATATCAAGTTCGCCTTTTAATACGTTCTTTCAATAGcggtaaaaataataatattcaaaaaaataatatctttttaaagtaaaaaagttGAACATAATAAAGTggggtaaaaaaaaaattcataacgcTAAAAATAATAATTCCTAGTCATCTCTAATATTGTCGTCAACAATCATAAGATTTACCACCAATTCACTCATCCTAACTTGTAAAAGATCTATTAATAATGTCCACCACACTTGAatcttgatttttgaaatttttattattttttttctagtcAAATTGTCTAGATGACCGTAAACAAAGCCAATTAACCACTGTTTTCGTTCCATCTTTCTCGTTGATATATCCTTCCAACTTTCATAGTATTGTTTGATCGTACTTGAAATAGTTCATATCCTTCCAAGAACAAACAACCAAGCACATCATACCTGTCAAGTGAGCTCACAACCAATGAACAAGTGAAAAATAGTTTTAACAGACTTATAACATAAAACACACATGTTATCATTCTGGCCAATAACACCTAATTTACACAGTCCTTTTCTTGTATTCACCCTACCAACAAGTGCAAACCAAGTAAACAACTCAATCCTTGGTGAGACGAATCCTTTCCAAATAGTACTAGTGAAGCTATAGCTTGTGATATCCGTCAGAAGTACCTCTGCTTGCAACccctgcacaaaagagttagtgGAATAAAcactttttttatcaaattttcagacCACTCTATCCTCTCTTTCATTTGTCAATTTCACTGATTGCATAACCACATGAAGCTGGTTTACTAGTTCCAGCTTCCATTGAAAAAACTTTCGTCGTCGCTAGaaattccaaatccactctaactCATCCCAAAATCCATAATCCCCTATAACAAATCCTTGAAGATTTGAGATcgaaaaaattcttgaaaaagtaACTTTCAGAACACCACAAGGTAACCAGCTATCCTCCCAAAAGCGGATTATCCTACCATTCCCTAGTTCCATAATCAAGTCTCTCATCATCTTTTCTCTCACTTATGACTCCCTGATTTGTAGTTGACAATATCCTTTCAAAGATCCCCTCTTGTAGGTATAGGCTAATCACAAATCATCTCAGAAGGATTCATTTTATTACAGCATATAATTTTCTTTCAAAGTGGATAATCCTCTTTCGaaaacctccaccaccacttgaacaggAGTGCTATATTCCGAATTACCACGTCACCAACTCTAAAACTTTCTGCCTTTTTAGGGGCCTTTATAACTTTTCATTTTCACTAGAGGCATCCTGTCCCtcccatcctccttactccacaAAAATCATCTCTGTAAGGATATTATTTTTTCTGCTACTGCCTGTGACATTTTGTACAAGCTGAGATAGTAAATAGACAAGCTATTAAGAATAGATCTAATGAGGACCAGCTTACCCGCTTTATTCAgagattttgtttttcaaagaCTTAGCTTTTCTTCTACCATGTCAATCACTGTTTTCATGTCTTGACCAACCTCAAATTTGCCCCTAGAAAATGCCAAGATATATGACAGGTAAATACGCCTCTTTACACCTCAACAGTTGATACATCTGTCATGTCCAACTCTTCTCACAATTAATTGGAATCAAGTTGAACTTGTCAAAATTAATACTAAGCCCTGCTATCATCTCAAAGCAACGCAGCAACCACTTATAGTTTCTGATCGTCTCTTCTTTAGAAGGGcaaaatagtataatatcatcTACAAACTGCAAATGTGACAACTAAATGTTATCTCTTCCAACTAACAACGGAGTAATGCATCCATTCCGCACTGCCTCTCTAAGTAGAACATCCACAACAAACACAAATAGAAAGGGAGAAAGATGATCCCCTTGTCGTAGACTCCTTTTCTTTTTTAAGGGTCTAGAGGGAGAGCCATTTATTAGGATCGACATAGATGCAGAACACACACACTTTTTTATCCACTCTCTCCATCTACGGCCAAACCCCATCTTCTTCAAAACAATATCCACAAAATTTTACTTGACTCGATCATAAGCTTTTTGAAAGTCTAGTTTAATAATTGTTGAGCTCTTTCTCCTCAACTTCAGCCACCGACCAGTTTCACATGCAATCAAAACTCTATTATGTATCTTTCTATCATGCACAAAAGTACTCTATATTTCTCCTACCAACCTTGACATTATCTTCCGCATCCTTCGAACTAGAATATTTGATATAACCTtcagaaattcaaaaaaataatattatataattaataaaatttaacattttttattaacattcatttaattttgtattttaaatcttaaattttaataatataaaaataatatgttaGTCTAAAATATtgatcaaaattaataaaaaatattcacttcctaatatttctattaTTCTGAACGGCTAAAAAAAGGAATATAGCGgataaattaattaaagaaaaagggaacaaaaaaaCTAGTGTGCGTGACATTCTGTccaattttaatttatgtttgttCGTgtgggaaaaaaaaaataataatcattaTTAGGATTAGAAGAAACTTCTGTTATTGCACCGAAAGTGATGAAAacgagtttccttttcatgaagTTGCTTTCTTGCGTATTTATTTTTTCGCAGCCGTATCGCTTTCTTGTCTAATAATAATCTCTTGCTAGCAACTTAAAAGCTGgagcttttaaataaaatatattaaaattatatcattATTAAATAACTATGACTGCTTTCatcctttttttttaatgtaaatagAATGAAAATTGATCTTTTGATAATtaactcttatatatatatatatatattccatatAATCCTATACTCTGATCTCCACTCCCACAATCATGTTCCTCTTTGCTAAAATATCTCAAGCTATATACCCCCGGACAATAATGgccaaaaaaattttggattattCAAGTAGTTTTGGTTGCTTAATTATTAGAAAAACACTAGAGATTACGTATAGAGAAAAGAAGCACTTGATCTGTCAAATGTCAATTATCCATTAAAATGTTCTTTTTGTATAATTTACTCActcaatattttatatatatagttgcGTGTATTAgttcttcttttccctttttagagaaaaaaaatattaggaactaacaattttaataaaaaataaaaatgttactattaatttaaatataaaaaatagtaaaccCGGTTTCAGCAAACTAACCCACCAAAAAAGAAACCGGGTTTATTTATTtggagtagaaaaagaaaagtacaAAATGAATCCAATCTAATAATGTAGTAATTAAATGAATGAATTTGTTAGAAAATCTTCAACTCACCCAACTCATAAATTCGAATCTAATGTATCACAACAAATAATTAATAACCCCTTAATTAGAATAACAATGAGCCCTGAGCAAAACTATAATTAACCTAGGATTTAATAGGGATATGGATAGATTTCGTAATACCCCAAATCTGTATAATTTTGAAACAAGGAAATCAATCAACTAATCAATTACATGAAAAAGTC
Encoded here:
- the LOC112747404 gene encoding uncharacterized protein, which translates into the protein MEAIKEQQSSLREGKGEGPTDKKLGLGNVYCKMGEGWTCVITKTEGPDAGKVFLKCGENCSCTIDGETVSKEVNLPPEVEIGSGNQAFCKCGEGWSCVIYKTQGPEAGSGKGFAECAAKCSCSTNSSI
- the LOC112747403 gene encoding putative gamma-glutamylcyclotransferase At3g02910; translation: MVVGVEKRDHLIFVYGTLKRGLPNYPLMEGLMAGNDAVLVGSYSTEEAHPLVLGPNGIPYLINLPGSGQRVKGEVYSVSDRALSVLDDFEGLSVGHYERLPVRVAEVGGDAVEAEAYFVQRVFGEGLWKKKGEVGLKEYGVEEAKEYVRKENRKPGSNAVDEVREFVLSC